One genomic window of Solanum stenotomum isolate F172 chromosome 9, ASM1918654v1, whole genome shotgun sequence includes the following:
- the LOC125877425 gene encoding cell wall protein DAN4-like, whose protein sequence is MATRRSSLRLSWSQDESPTQSSTRPNATTTTTTTSTTLTGETQIPFQPSNINSTATNSLSQTTTRPKIGQRPPFMPAPSPKNRASRNKSQSSSPPQATNKSRIASPSTKSWLSQSPSSSRLSPQSSSPARKTPQVLSTKASQESVVKTQMQEKNQALQHVSSISTKAQTPILDKKEPTEQMELQTKKLTMSDAVSEAKVSFTDKTMQPLEVSVLKSTSNTGESSKLLKELTSNIQEIKEVVHEAIGKEYGAGEQVQQKQAYMVKQEEATKDQNLVNPASEGRQTRASASQNKTISTGSSQKTAASSEPHIPLHKEIKDNISNVLNNVAVGGGNQETAGKTPMNVITLAGDNRGASMQLESDSSTKGGRIHIHRGYKINPDATTDGEGTKSKGAHAIEDQTIAAFVNCNVQGINNSISYNSSITERNPGVHMSIPRVPSEPVHSTRLFEAECSVTPARTIKRRCLRGLFLESSDSDPDKPRRHGCRVGCNDKKK, encoded by the coding sequence ATGGCAACACGGAGATCATCCTTAAGACTTTCTTGGTCTCAAGATGAATCAccaacccaatcatctactcgACCCAACGCTACAACCACAACCACAACCACAAGCACGACCCTGACTGGTGAAACCCAAATCCCTTTTCAACCCTCTAATATTAACTCTACTGCCACAAATTCTCTGTCTCAAACTACTACCAGACCAAAGATTGGTCAGAGGCCACCATTTATGCCAGCTCCTTCTCCCAAAAATCGGGCATCCAGGAACAAGTCTCAATCTTCATCACCACCTCAAGCAACTAATAAGTCCCGCATAGCTTCACCATCAACTAAGTCCTGGTTGTCTCAATCTCCATCTTCATCTCGCTTATCTCCTCAATCATCCTCCCCAGCACGCAAGACTCCCCAGGTCCTTTCAACTAAAGCAAGCCAAGAGTCTGTTGTAAaaactcaaatgcaagaaaaGAATCAGGCACTGCAACACGTCTCTTCCATATCTACAAAGGCACAGACACCCATTCTGGATAAGAAAGAACCAACGGAACAAATGGAGCTCCAAACTAAGAAACTAACCATGTCAGATGCTGTCTCTGAAGCAAAAGTAAGTTTCACAGACAAGACAATGCAACCTTTGGAAGTATCAGTGTTAAAATCCACCAGTAATACTGGTGAATCGTCTAAGTTGCTCAAAGAGTTGACTAGCAACATTCAGGAAATCAAGGAAGTGGTGCACGAGGCAATAGGTAAAGAGTATGGTGCTGGAGAACAAGTTCAACAAAAACAAGCATATATGGTGAAGCAAGAAGAGGCTACTAAAGATCAAAATTTGGTGAACCCTGCTTCTGAGGGAAGACAAACAAGAGCGAGTGCATCTCAGAACAAAACTATATCCACTGGTTCTAGTCAGAAAACTGCAGCATCCAGTGAGCCACATATTCCCCTACACAAAGAGATCAAAGATAACATCTCAAATGTTCTTAATAATGTAGCAGTTGGAGGCGGCAACCAAGAAACTGCAGGAAAAACACCAATGAATGTGATCACTCTTGCAGGTGACAATCGAGGAGCATCTATGCAACTTGAGTCCGACTCATCCACAAAAGGAGGGCGAATCCACATTCATAGAGGATACAAAATCAACCCTGATGCAACCACAGATGGGGAGGGAACAAAATCAAAAGGTGCACATGCTATCGAGGATCAAACAATAGCTGCATTCGTAAATTGCAATGTACAGGGCATCAATAATTCTATTTCATATAACAGTTCCATTACAGAAAGAAATCCAGGTGTACATATGTCGATCCCACGTGTGCCTTCAGAACCTGTACATTCAACAAGACTATTTGAGGCAGAATGCAGCGTTACACCTGCAAGAACAATCAAAAGAAGATGTCTCAGAGGCCTTTTCCTTGAATCAAGTGATTCTGATCCAGATAAACCTCGCCGACATGGTTGTCGCGTTGGATgcaatgataagaaaaaataa